The Ochotona princeps isolate mOchPri1 chromosome 17, mOchPri1.hap1, whole genome shotgun sequence genome segment ataaagaaaaatgtttaaaaagatgaaaataacgtTATTATTGTTAAACTTCTAAGAATACTATTAAGAGTTTTACTACTAAGTTCTGTAAGTGAACTGTTCAGAACACTGAAGTCAGTTTGAAAATTCTAATTACTAATAATGACTTTAAATTGGCCGCAATAAAAGCAGCATCAAAACTTGGTAACTGGAGTTGCTGTCATGCTGCGTCCTGTGTGAGCACTGCTTCAACTtgctgctgttccacttctggtccagctcccactAACGAGCCTTGGGAAgtggtggccatgtgggagacccaggaattccaggctcctcaccttgacttggcccagccctggccagttaTACCCACTTGTGCAGTAAAACAGCACCTGGACtaattgctctgtctctcctctctaaagaGCATTGTCTTGTGGAGGCAAATACcctagggttttttgttttttgttttgtttttcttgttattgtttgtttatatgatggcaaagagacagagacaaacaaaattccatccactggttcactccccaagtgcttgctGTAACTGGAACTAGGCTgtcactgggagctgggaatacagtccaggtctcccttgtgagtggcagggacccagctacttgaacccTCAACTGCTGACTCCCATGgtcggcattagcaggaagctggaattgggggctaCAACCAAAATACTGCAACAGGAGACACAGCTACCTGGAAGCTTAACTTTtagaccaaacacctgctctgATGACCTAGGTTTCAGTGAAGACTCTGCGGAGTTCAACTGTGACTTCAGGCAGAGTCTTAACTCCTTGGTTTCCCCATTTGCAAGTTGAGACGCCAAGAGTAGCTACCTGCCACAGTGTGTGTGGGGTTAATCTCCTTAGTGCATTAACATGCTTAGACTGGGACCTGGCACTAGCAGCTCTGTAGAAACATTCACTTACTTATTTCTGTTTCCATGTAATTCAGTGAACCAGAACCGCAGATTTTGGATTTTCAAACCCAGCAGTATAAACTCTTTCCGCTCCTGGCCACAGCCTATGCCTTCCAGTTTGTAGGCGCCTACATGAAGGAGACCTATCATCGGATTAACGAAGGCATTGGCCAAGGGGACCTGAGTGAACTGCCTGAGGTGTGTCTTTGGTCCTGCTCTCTGTGGGCATCCTTCTGTTCCATGTTTGCCTGTTGGAGAatgtcttgggaaaaaaaatgtcctggaaaaaaaaatcattcgtAATCATtcgtagattttttttttctgattgaaagTGAATCAGATTAGGAagttatgttttattttgaaatatttttaagtctCAGAACTGTTGTACCATATTGGTCATTTGACATAGGGGACGAAGATGGAATTTTTTTGtgattgttgctgttgttttttgctGAGCAGGGCCGTGTAGGAGGGAAATTGTTAATTCTGGCCTGTGTGACAGCTGGTTTGctgtatgggaagctggtgctgtATGGGAAAGCTGTGTTCTcgctggggtgcagcctgtgagcATCACCCATGTTCTGAGGGCTTGTGCTTGCTCCCCCAGCTCCATGCCCTCACCGCCGGGCTCAAGGCCTTCACCACCTGGACAGCAAATGCTGCGATAGAACAGTGTCGGATGGCTTGTGGGGGACACGGCTATTCTCACAGCAGTGGCCTTCCAAATATTTACGTCACTTTTACTCCCGCCTGCACCTTCGAGGGAGAAAACACCGTCATGATGCTGCAGACAGCAAGGTGAGAGGCCTGACCCTGCCAGTCTGCCGGTAACCGAGCTCACTTCTCTTCATGGGCCCTGATCCCACAGCCTCTATACCGTGTGTATATGTCTGTTCCTTCTCTCCTGACTCATTGGTTTCATCTTTGGGTTGGACTGGAAAGCACAAAGCATCTGTCATGCAGCTCCAACTGCTGTGAAGAGCAGGGTCGGTAGGGACCTGTGCTGTGGAGGGCGGGGCTGGAAGGGACCTGTGCTGTGGAGGGCGGGGCTGGAAGGGATCTGTGCTGTGAAGGGCGGGGCTGGAAGGGACCTGTGCTGtggagggcagggctggaaggGACCTGTGCTGTGGAGGGCGGGGTCGGAAGGGACCTGTGCTGTGGAGGGCGGGGTCGGAAGGGACCTGTGCTGTGGAGGGCGGGGTCGGAAGGGACCTGTGCTGTGGAGGGCGGGGCCAGTAGGGACCTGTGCTGTGGAGGATGGGGCCAGTAGGGACCTGTGCTGTGGAGGATGGGGCCAGTGCTATAGTACAGCACATTAAGTTGCAGCTTATGACACCAGATCCTTGTATGTGCACCAGTTTACATGCTCCACgtgccatccagctgcctgctaatgtgtttgggaacacagtggaagatATGCCATACACTCACCAGGGAGTACGACTCACATGGGTAATCAGAATGGATTTTCAGGCtgccagctttggcttggcctgggcCTGGATGTTATTGCCATTCGGGGagttgaaccagtgaatggaagatctctgtttctctccctttaactatgccttccaaataaagtaaGTTAAttagggggaagagagagagagagaaagtgtggttgctgtaagtgtgtgtatttgtgtttccTAGGTTCTTGATGAAAAGTTACGACCAAGTGCACTCGGGGAAGTTAGTTGGAGGAATGGTGTCCTATCTGAATGAGCTGCCCAGCCAGCGCATCCAGCCGCAGCAGGTGGCAGCGTGGCCGGCCATGGTGGACATCAGCAGTCCTGAGAGCCTCACTGAGGCATACAGACTGCGTGCAGCCAGGTGAGTTCGTCCTTGAGAGCAGTTCTGCGGCTGGGAGCACCGTGGGCCTGGCCTTGGAGATGGGTGAGCCCTGAGCGCTGctaactgctttctcagccccCAAGTTCCCTTTTATTTCCTAACAGATTAGTGGAACTTGCTGCAAAAAACCTTCAAGCTGAAGTGAGTCACAGGAAAAGCAAGGAGGTGGCCTGGAACCTGACCTCCATTGACCTTGTTCGAGCCAGCGAGGTCagtgggagacacacacacacacacacgcacgcacacacacgcacacgcgcaGTCCACCTGAGCTCCGTTGACCTTGTTCAAGCCTTCGGGCCAGTGCGGCCAGTGGGAGTCGCTCACCACCACCCCACCTGTGCTGTTAGTGCAGAAGCCCTTGTCGTGGTGTGGGCTCTCCGAGTTCTCACCgcctgttttgttctttttatccAGGCACATTGCCACTATGTGGTAGTTAAGCTCTTCACAGAAAAAGTCCTCAAAATTCAAGATAAATCCATCCAGCCTGTCCTAAGGAATTTGTGCCTCTTGTATTCTCTGTATGGAATCAGTCAGAACACAGGAGATTTTCTGCAGGTCAGTATTTCCTAACTATGAGGGACCTCCTGAAAGTCTGCAGGTGCTGGATGTGGTGGTGGTGttcgttaagctgctgcttgcgaggccagttcaggtcccagctgctcagcgtCTAATCCagctgatgatggcccaggtgtctgggcctctgctacctacatgggagactgggatgaagttcctggctcctggcttcagtgggatccagacctggctgttgcagccatttgagatccctgtctgttgttctgcctttctttttgaaagatttatttatttttattacaaagtcagatatacagagaggaggggagacagagaggaagatcttccatccaatgattcactccccaagtgactgcaaaggctggtgctgtgctgatccacagccaggagccagggacttcctccaggtttcagacaaggctgcagggtcccaaggctttgggccatccttggccaccagcagggagctggatgggaagtggggctgccgggattagaaccggcatccatatgggatcccagtgctttcaagacgaggactttagccgctaggccaccgcgccgggccccacaCATCTTACtatttactttgttttcttttaggggaAGATCATGACAGAGTCTCAGATCAACCAAGTTAACCAGCGTGTAAAGGAGTTGCTCACCCTAACCCGCCCCAATGCTGTTGCGTTAGTTGATGCGTTCGACTTTAAGGATGTGACCCTGGGTTCTGTCCTCGGCCGCTATGATGGCAACGTGTACGAAAATCTGTTTGAGTGGGCAAAAAAATCCCCACTGAATAAAACTGAGGTAAAAATAACAGCAAACCAAGATAGTGTCTTCACCTTTCCAAGCTCTGCCTTTAAACACTGAAGGGAAAAGGTCTGGCCAGGGATTCATCAGAAAGCTTAGGAAACACCACGCTCATTTCTAGCAGTCACTTTATGTCAGCTGCAAGTCCACAGGGAACTGGGTCACTCCCCGCAGCAAACACGGCTGTCATTGCCTTGAATGCTTAAATGTTCTCAAGCATCAGAAACACTAAACCTTCTCCAGTGAGCGTTCCCTGCTGGCCACCTGTGCGGCTCTGAGTCCCCGTGCCCTGAAGCCCTGCGTCCTGGGGATGAAGCCAATCCAGCATATCCACTGCCTCACGCATAGGCACTCCATATGGTGCTCCAAAAAGAAGGATTCCTTAACGTGCAACCACTATAGCGGTCTCATTGCCAAACAGAttaacagtatcataaaatgtcCCAGATTTTTCAGTGACTTCAGTATCTTCTTTTTAGTGCATGTTTGCCTTAGGGTTTAAGTCAGCTCCAGATTCACCTGGGACACTCCTTACTCGTGTTTCTTTCCTCCCTGCCCTTCCAGGTCCATGAGTCTTACTACAAACACTTGAAGCCGCTGCAGTCCAAGCTCTGAAACGTCGCCAGGGCCAAGCCTAACGTGCAGAGCCGCTGCGGACATCTGCCTGGACCCCGCGCCCAGCTGAAAAAAGCGCAAAGCAAGGGATAAATTAACCCCTCTCCTCTTtctataaatgaagaaaaaatgaacagatttcaaagattaagtgattaaaaaaaagatgttttaagtGTAATTAACATTGAAAGAGACCTGTAAAGCATTCAGAAAAAGCTTAGGAAATGTAGGATGGCCATTTGTAATGCTGCTGGATCCCATAGGCCAGGCTTTTGGGACATAGCAGAATTTAACTACTAAGTAGTTCATTGTTTTCACATATGAATTACTAATCACTGGCTATACAAGTGTTTTGAAGCAAAGGTGTTCTTAAGGTGGGCAGAGCCCTCCTAAGTGCCCGGCTCACTGTCCTCCCACCGCTCCCAGGAGTCTGGCTAGAAGAGCAGAACTGGAGGACatggaaggggagagagacaaaTGGAGAAATCTGCTGCGAATCAGCCTGTGCCGGGGCACTGTCCGCACGGCCGCCTGCCTTTGCCAACTAGCTGCCCCGGTCTATTCACGGTAGCATTTTCCACAAGTGACTGTTGCGCGGCAGGCCTTCTGCCGGACCCGGACCCCTTGCGCTGCGGTCAGGAATTTCCTTCCATTCAAAGGATGGCTAAGTTGCTGTAGTCTTACCAGATTTCCCTTTGTCCCCTGTGTCTGGAGATGAAATTGGTAACAAAGTGACGGTCCATGTCTGCCTCACAGCATTCCAGAAGACCAGTGAAGGAGAGCTCCTGGCACGGCCTCTCTGACTCCAGGGACCCTCCCAGTAGGGTGTTCTTAGATGAGCACCTTGGCATTAGCAATTAAAAGGCTTGAAAATTACAGAGTatttggcattaaaaaaaaaaaagtcacatgggTCACCTCTTCCACCCAGAAGTAACAGAAAAGTCTTTTTTGACGTAAACTCCGTGTTCCAATTTTGGGTTCCGAGAGCCTAGTCATTGAGCTCTGGCTGTAGGATCCAAGCAAGTCctgcagatgctgctgctgctgttggctcTGTTGTCAGTGTACTTGTAAGAGCTTTTATCTGAATTGCTGAATTGGCTTTCTCAGTTGAAATCTGATTTGTACAATGTGAATAtgaaatttattcttaaaatcaGTGTAAAACACCataagccactttttttttttttagtctgatAACTGTGTCTGAGATCTGCCTCATAAAACTAGTTGTTCTAGAATCAGCTTTGGGAATATGGTATAATTATATGTAATTGTGTCTTGGGGCCTAATATAAAGTTTCCTTTGTAGGAAACTGCTAACATGAAACTCTTCAGTTATAATGGAAATGCCGTGTGATGACAAAAGCCTTAATTGTCCTACCAGGAATATTAATAATTGTATTAAGATTGAGGATTAACAGTGAATTATATATTTGGGTATATCTTGACAGTAGTTTGGGTTCTGGAaatcacagtaaacataaatggctTATTACTGACTGTTAAATTTGGATTTATTGCAAGTTACTGTTCGAACCCTTTGCAGATGActgggctggagctgaagctggggGTTGTTTGACACCTGCACAACCCAGGTGtgcagccctgggagccagccagCTGAAAGAGGCTGTCTTCTCTCCATGGCCCCTCCCAAACTCCCCACCTAAATCTGACCTTTCATACTGTTTTTGTTGACATTAGATTGCCCTGACCTTCATCATTGTATTCAAAGAAAGTCCAGTGAAACCTAATCTCCATCTGAAGTGTCCATTATGAGGAAATTCATGTACAGGTTGATTAGTTGTAGGGAACACTCAACACGAAAGGAAGGAATGAGGCCCTTGTCAGCCAATGGCTGTCAGCCAGACAGTAGTTGGGTTAGTGACTGCTGTCACACTTGTCCTTGGCAGGACTCGGTACATGTTTGTTGATGGCACTTTAAGGGAAGCAAGAGGTCCAGTTTGTTCTGAGAAGGCACACTGCCACTTTTAAGGCCTTTGGTGAACCATTTACATTAACAAAAACCAAGTTAAAAATCTAGGCTTTTCCAAAAGGATATGAATTCTCAGTAGGAAGTATGCTGAACAGTATACAAAGCAGAAAAGTTACGGTTCAGTTGAGAAGTGTTTGCTGATTATGTGAACAAAGGGTGATTCTTCCAGTGCTTGGAATTCCCTTGGGAGCCTTCTCAAGATACACAGTGAGACGTGTTCCAGTGCACAGGCAGCTCACCAcaaagcagagctgggcccaaagccttgggggccCTTCACGTTAGCAGCATGGCACTGCTGAGCTCCAACTTACCTCCAGAACATTCACCTCACTGCAACCTTAGCCCGCTCACCTAGCTTCTGagaactccctgcttgttgcaaGTTACTAAAGTGAGTGTGCCAGATCTTCATTCTTGGGGTCCTTCCTGTTCCCCAGGGCTTTGTGTGGAGAAATGCAACTCCAAACCCATGATCCTGAAATTCTCGGAGGGTCAGTTACTCTCTGGACAGCTGGTGCTAACACCTGCTAGACGTGGACATCATGTAGAGCAGGTGCCAGACACTACAGGTTACCTAGAGTTACCGAGCTGCTACAGCCTTAAGGATAAAGTAGGCTTCCTGACGCCACAACTCTTCcccttgaaggtttttttttcttaaaagatttatttatttttattacaaagtcaaacatacagagaggagagacagaggaagctcttccatctgatgatttactccccaagtgagccgcaacggccagtgctgcaccgatccgaagccaggaacctggaaactcctccgggtctcccacgcgggtgtaggttcccaaatctttgggccatcctcaactgctttcccaggccacaagcagggagctggatgggaagtggagctgccgggattagaaccggtgcccatatgggatcccgacgcgttcaaggcgaggactttagccgataggccacgccCTGGGCCCTATTCTTTCCTTTGTAAAAGAGTTACAGGTTGCGTCTTCACCCCATCCTCCTACAGTGCAGTCCTCGGCGTTGAAGCAGCTCCTAGCAACGCTCCTCAGAGCTGGCCACGGAGGCCTAGCCCAACCAACGGTCACTCCTGGGCATCCTGGGAATTGTAGTTCTTCCTGGAGAGCCCGGCATCTAGATTTCGGTAGATGATTGAGTAGTGGACCACAACTCCCAGAACGCTTCGCTGCAGCCTTTCTGGGAGGCTGGGCGTATGCGGGGCCCGGAAGGGGTGGACTTAAGACCTGCCGCTATGGTTGGGACAGCTTCCCGCGAGCGTTTCTGCGAAGGGAATGGCGCGTAATGGGGCCGAAATGGGTGGGCGTGTGGAGGGGTGATGTGTTGAGAAGCGCAGGGACCGAAGAGGTGACGAGGAAGACGAGTCAGGCGCAGAGATGAGGCGTCGTTGCCCATGGCCCTTTGTCTAGAAGTTCCCGCGGCGTGGAAAGGAAGATCAGGACCCATAGGAATCGCGTTGGGAGTTGTACAAAGCGGCCCTTGCGGACAAACAGGCCCTGTTCGCAACCCCAGATGAACTTTGCCTTCTCCTGACAGGGCAGGCCAACACCAAGGGCAGGGAGGAACCGCTGCGACTCCCTTCTTCCCCGTCACGCCAAGGTGGGTTGCGGGGAGCAGTCAGAGTTATCCCACCGTCTGTGAGCATCGTGTCAGAAAAACCCCAGAGGTCACACCCATGCTGGTTGAGGCTGCTCTACTTAAGCAGTCCTGGGTGCTGTCCGGGAAGGAGTTCGGCCATAGAGCCAGGTGTGCCCGCATGCTTTCTGAAGCGCACACCTGCCCCTTAAACCGCACCCTCTTTGTAGCTACAAAGGTTGGCATCGTAGCCTTGAATAAAGCCCACACCTGCCTGGTGGAGTGTCGCGAACATCAAGCCTGGTCACTCAACAAACGCCACAAGTATGCTTGCAATCACACGTTTATTTAGGCGAGCACACATCAAACAGGATGAGGGAAGCCACCAACAGCGCTTCTTAGCTTATCTGTCGTGGAAGCCTGTTGGGCGTTGACTCCGGTTTGGTGGGAGCCTGCTAGCTTCTGTGAAGCCCAACAGGTTGGCTCCGGTCTGGTGGGAGCCTGTTGGCTTCAGGTGACTGGGAGCAAGgcatgggtttatatacaattcagGGGGTCAAGCCATTAGTTGTTTACAATGGTTTTGGTTGGTTATTACTTGTTTACAAAGTATTTCCATTGGTTACTTTCACAACCATGTTTACTTAGTTTTAATTGGTTATAACTTATCTATTGGTAACACTctgttttttcttaattctgcaaaacatgttttttacatatttgtcaaaacatatttttctttttttatcgtTTTTAccagaacttgtttttttaacatgtttactTGCATTAGAGCTTCTTGACAGGAGTGATGAGAGGTGACTCCACTTTACCAGTAgtctaggaagatggagtcacttcTGTTCAAAAGTTCCAATATATGCACTATAGCcattattaagtcacagcatagtttacataaaaggtctattaTTGTAACTATTTCTAGGTCATCAATCTCAGATAAAAGTGTAGTAATAGTAAGAATACaattaagattattgataatattactaccCATATTTCCCATGGATTCATTTTTGTCTATACCCATTCAAGTATGTATTGATGGAGCAGTGTAGACGGACCTGGGAGTAAGTAAACACTTATAATCAGACTGTTCCTATCATGgagttgattcattccccaagtgagcgcaacggccgaagctgagccaatccgaagctaggagcaggaagctggatgggaagcagggatgccaggattagaattagcgcccatgtgggatcttggccgCTCCACCACTGAATCAGCTGCCtgtgaacagcagcagaggatggtccaagtgctttgggcccctacacccaggtgggagacccagatgaagtttctggctcttggctttttcctggccatttgggaagtaatccagcagatgaaagagatctctgtcattctgcctttcaaataaaatgttttaaaaagatgacacCCACTGTATTCTGTTCAAGTAGTTCTGACGCCAGGGAAAGCACGTCATATTATCCAGAatgctttgcttctcaaatgagtTGCTTCCTGTACCCCAGGAGGTTTTGGAAATGGCTTTGACCTCTTGAGGGATAAAGTGAAGGAAGTTCTGAAGCCTCTGTGTTCACATACTGTTAaagatatttgaaaagcaaagtcacagagagaatgggaaacagatagaggtcttttatccactggttcactcccatagcagctgcaacagtcaggactgggccaggctgaagccaggagctaattctggggtctcccacatgggttcagggacccaaacaggTGGAcgatcctctgttgctttcccaggtgcattagtagggacttgatcagaagtggagggcccggcggcatagcctagcagctaaagtcctcgccttgaatgtgcggcatcccatatgggcgctggttctagtccctgcggctccacttcccatccagctccctgcttgtggcctgggagagcagtcgaggacggcccaatgctcttcgaccctgcacccatatgggagacctggaggaagttcctggctcctggctccggatcgacaCAGTAcctgccgttgcgctcacttgggaagtgaaccatcagacgaaagatcttcctctgtttcttctcctctctgtatatctgactttgtaataaaaaataaaataaatcttaaaaaaaaaaaaaaaaaagtggagcctGCATGGACCCAGCATGAttgtgtagcggttaaagtcctcgccttgaactcaccgggatcccatatggcgctgatTCTAAatttggtggccctgcttcccatccagctccctgcctgtgacctgggagagcagtctaggatggccca includes the following:
- the ACOX1 gene encoding peroxisomal acyl-coenzyme A oxidase 1 isoform X1, producing MNPDLRRERASATFNPELITHILDGSPENTRRRREIENLILNDPDFQHEDYNFLTRSQRYEVAVKKSAAMVGKMRDFGIADPEEIMWFKNFVHRGRPEPLDLHLGMFLPTLLHQATAEQQERFFMPAWNLEIIGSYAQTEMGHGTHLRGLETTATYDPQTQEFIMNSPTVTSIKWWPGGLGKTSNHAIVLAQLYTKGKCYGLHAFIVPIREIGTHKPLPGITVGDIGPKFGYEEMDNGYLKMDNYRIPRENMLMKYAQVKPDGTYVKPLNNKLTYGTMVFVRSFLVGEAARSLSKACTIAIRYSAVRRQSEIKPGEPEPQILDFQTQQYKLFPLLATAYAFQFVGAYMKETYHRINEGIGQGDLSELPELHALTAGLKAFTTWTANAAIEQCRMACGGHGYSHSSGLPNIYVTFTPACTFEGENTVMMLQTARFLMKSYDQVHSGKLVGGMVSYLNELPSQRIQPQQVAAWPAMVDISSPESLTEAYRLRAARLVELAAKNLQAEVSHRKSKEVAWNLTSIDLVRASEAHCHYVVVKLFTEKVLKIQDKSIQPVLRNLCLLYSLYGISQNTGDFLQGKIMTESQINQVNQRVKELLTLTRPNAVALVDAFDFKDVTLGSVLGRYDGNVYENLFEWAKKSPLNKTEVHESYYKHLKPLQSKL
- the ACOX1 gene encoding peroxisomal acyl-coenzyme A oxidase 1 isoform X3 — protein: MAAPVQRTPDNWHLRPDGVGPRFVHRGRPEPLDLHLGMFLPTLLHQATAEQQERFFMPAWNLEIIGSYAQTEMGHGTHLRGLETTATYDPQTQEFIMNSPTVTSIKWWPGGLGKTSNHAIVLAQLYTKGKCYGLHAFIVPIREIGTHKPLPGITVGDIGPKFGYEEMDNGYLKMDNYRIPRENMLMKYAQVKPDGTYVKPLNNKLTYGTMVFVRSFLVGEAARSLSKACTIAIRYSAVRRQSEIKPGEPEPQILDFQTQQYKLFPLLATAYAFQFVGAYMKETYHRINEGIGQGDLSELPELHALTAGLKAFTTWTANAAIEQCRMACGGHGYSHSSGLPNIYVTFTPACTFEGENTVMMLQTARFLMKSYDQVHSGKLVGGMVSYLNELPSQRIQPQQVAAWPAMVDISSPESLTEAYRLRAARLVELAAKNLQAEVSHRKSKEVAWNLTSIDLVRASEAHCHYVVVKLFTEKVLKIQDKSIQPVLRNLCLLYSLYGISQNTGDFLQGKIMTESQINQVNQRVKELLTLTRPNAVALVDAFDFKDVTLGSVLGRYDGNVYENLFEWAKKSPLNKTEVHESYYKHLKPLQSKL
- the ACOX1 gene encoding peroxisomal acyl-coenzyme A oxidase 1 isoform X2, with protein sequence MNPDLRRERASATFNPELITHILDGSPENTRRRREIENLILNDPDFQHEDYNFLTRSQRYEVAVKKSAAMVGKMRDFGIADPEEIMWFKKLHLVNFVEPVGLNYSMFGPTLLNQGTTAQQEKWLHPSKGLQIIGTYAQTELGHGTHLRGLETTATYDPQTQEFIMNSPTVTSIKWWPGGLGKTSNHAIVLAQLYTKGKCYGLHAFIVPIREIGTHKPLPGITVGDIGPKFGYEEMDNGYLKMDNYRIPRENMLMKYAQVKPDGTYVKPLNNKLTYGTMVFVRSFLVGEAARSLSKACTIAIRYSAVRRQSEIKPGEPEPQILDFQTQQYKLFPLLATAYAFQFVGAYMKETYHRINEGIGQGDLSELPELHALTAGLKAFTTWTANAAIEQCRMACGGHGYSHSSGLPNIYVTFTPACTFEGENTVMMLQTARFLMKSYDQVHSGKLVGGMVSYLNELPSQRIQPQQVAAWPAMVDISSPESLTEAYRLRAARLVELAAKNLQAEVSHRKSKEVAWNLTSIDLVRASEAHCHYVVVKLFTEKVLKIQDKSIQPVLRNLCLLYSLYGISQNTGDFLQGKIMTESQINQVNQRVKELLTLTRPNAVALVDAFDFKDVTLGSVLGRYDGNVYENLFEWAKKSPLNKTEVHESYYKHLKPLQSKL